One genomic region from Musa acuminata AAA Group cultivar baxijiao unplaced genomic scaffold, Cavendish_Baxijiao_AAA HiC_scaffold_660, whole genome shotgun sequence encodes:
- the LOC135662906 gene encoding ribulose bisphosphate carboxylase large chain, which produces MSCREGLMSPQTETKASVGFKAGVKDYKLNYYTPDYEVKDTDILAAFRVTPQPGVPPEEAGAAVAAESSTGTWTTVWTDGLTSLDRYKGRCYHIEAVVGEENQYIAYVAYPLDLFEEGSVTNMFTSIVGNVFGFKALRALRLEDLRIPTSYSKTFQGPPHGIQVERDKLNKYGRPLLGCTIKPKLGLSAKNYGRAVYECLRGGLDFTKDDENVNSQPFMRWRDRFLFCTEALFKAQAETGEIKGHYLNATAGTCEEMMKRAICARELGVPIVMHDYLTGGFTANTSLAHYCRDNGLLLHIHRAMHAVIDRQKNHGMHFRVLAKALRMSGGDHIHAGTVVGKLEGEREMTLGFVDLLRDDYIEKDRSRGIFFTQDWVSMPGVLPVASGGIHVWHMPALTEIFGDDSVLQFGGGTLGHPWGNAPGAVANRVALEACVQARNEGRDLAREGNEIIREASKWSPELAAACEVWKEIKFEFEPVDKLDKEKK; this is translated from the coding sequence ATGAGTTGTAGGGAGGGACTTATGTCACCACAAACAGAGACTAAAGCAAGTGTTGGATTTAAAGCTGGTGTTAAAGATTACAAATTGAATTATTATACTCCTGACTACGAAGTCAAAGATACTGATATCTTGGCAGCATTCCGAGTAACTCCTCAACCTGGAGTTCCGCCCGAAGAAGCAGGGGCTGCGGTAGCTGCCGAATCTTCTACTGGTACATGGACAACTGTGTGGACTGATGGACTTACCAGTCTTGATCGTTACAAAGGGCGATGCTACCACATCGAGGCCGTTGTTGGGGAGGAAAATCAATATATTGCTTATGTAGCTTATCCTTTAGACCTTTTTGAAGAAGGTTCTGTTACTAACATGTTTACTTCCATTGTGGGTAATGTATTTGGTTTCAAAGCCTTACGAGCTCTACGTCTGGAGGATCTGCGAATTCCCACTTCTTATTCCAAAACTTTCCAAGGCCCGCCTCACGGCATTCAGGTTGAAAGAGATAAGTTGAACAAGTATGGTCGTCCCCTATTGGGATGCACTATTAAACCAAAATTGGGATTATCTGCAAAAAACTACGGTAGAGCGGTTTATGAATGTCTACGTGGTGGACTTGATTTTACCAAAGATGATGAAAACGTAAACTCACAACCATTTATGCGTTGGAGAGATCGTTTCTTATTTTGCACCGAAGCACTTTTTAAAGCGCAGGCCGAAACAGGTGAAATCAAAGGACATTACTTGAATGCTACTGCGGGTACatgtgaagaaatgatgaaaagggCCATATGTGCCAGAGAATTAGGAGTTCCTATCGTAATGCATGACTACTTAACTGGTGGATTCACTGCAAATACTAGCTTGGCTCATTATTGCCGTGACAACGGCCTACTTCTTCACATCCATCGCGCAATGCATGCAGTTATTGATAGACAGAAAAATCATGGTATGCATTTCCGTGTACTAGCTAAAGCATTACGTATGTCTGGTGGAGATCATATTCACGCCGGTACAGTAGTAGGTAAACTGGAAGGGGAACGTGAGATGACTTTAGGTTTCGTTGATTTATTACGTGATGATTATATCGAAAAAGACCGAAGTCGCGGTATTTTCTTCACTCAAGATTGGGTCTCTATGCCAGGTGTTCTGCCCGTGGCTTCAGGGGGTATTCATGTTTGGCATATGCCTGCTCTGACCGAAATCTTTGGGGATGATTCCGTACTACAGTTTGGCGGAGGAACTTTAGGACACCCTTGGGGAAATGCACCTGGTGCAGTAGCTAATAGGGTGGCTTTAGAGGCGTGTGTACAAGCTCGTAATGAGGGACGTGATCTTGCTCGTGAAGGTAATGAAATTATCCGTGAAGCTAGCAAATGGAGCCCTGAACTAGCCGCTGCTTGTGAAGTATGGAAAGAGATCAAATTCGAATTCGAACCAGTAGATAAGCTagataaagagaaaaagtaa